The Salminus brasiliensis chromosome 4, fSalBra1.hap2, whole genome shotgun sequence nucleotide sequence AGACTAAAGGGATTCTCCACCAGAATTCTCTGCTGGCAACTGATCCCATCTACCAAAATGAAAGACAATGAATCATATGATCAAATCAAAATATGTGAATGGCATGTTCATAATTCAAACTGGCACATTTtgctgaaaggagatgattttaAACTTCCTCAGTGCACAATTTCAACATTACAACAACTAAACTACTAAAACCactaaacaaaataacaaacctCATTTGCAAAGCCTGCTAGTTAGTTTGGGGTATTGCTTTGAGGTTGTCAGTCCCATTATTTCACTTCAGTACACAGCAATGTTAGCACAAATGTAGTCAAATTCATACTTCAGCTCATAATTAACATAACATGTCCTTGCACATGTGTTGCACACACTTCTTTTACTTACCCAAGTAATCAAAGCCCCGGTACATGATGCAGGACTCTGTGGCATCAATAGCCTGTATGTGGTACCGACCCAGTGGTCCAGTCGGGAGCCCGTTATAATCATACTGCCAGCGGTCGAAACCACGGAAACGAACTTTGGCCCCACATCTCAGGAGCCATTCAGCAGCTGCACGGTCCGGACCAACAGCCTTAATCCGCTCATAATCAACTctgcgagagagtgagagagtgagacagagagacacacacggCTCAGAGTCATTTATAAAGCCCTGTTTGGATTATAGAGCACTGACGTAAttcaaagagaaagaaaagtctTTCTTAGCAAGCAGAgctaaatatgtattatatattacatgtaTTAGATATTACATCTTCAAAACCTTCCAATTGCCCATTCTCTTCAGTAACATGCCACTTCAAACATTTCCCAGTAACAGCAGCGCGACACAGATGCACTGTGACTGTTCACAGACTATGAGGATTATCTGCGGTGGCTGAAACGAACCCTGGTGACTAACTTACAGCCCCATAACTACACAAATTtgacaaataaacaaaaggaAATTAGTCATGAAATATGACTAAAAAGCAAACTTTCTCAACTAGCTGGTCACCTACAGACCTACAGAAAAATAAGATAATCTGTATATTTTTTCTATAAAATCCTATAGACATATGAGGTGATGTCAGACTATAGCTAAAAAGAATGGCTGGAAAGGCTGAATTATGTATTTGagttaaaaatacatatttattttactgttctTTACTTTACTGAGAAAAGGGAGATCAACAAATTGATATAATTTGTCTATTTTAGAAGTTTTCAGAGGTTTTTTTGAGACCTTTTTGAGACCTCAGATttctcttttattttatattctcAAGTATATTAAAATGATCCAATGGGATTATTTGACTTCCAAACATATACAAAATGTATATGTTGCTACTAAGTGCAAAATGTTCACAGGAAATAATATGGCATAACTACATGAAGTTCACACAACGTTTTTGTATGAAtggaagtaaaataaatatagtaGTAATCCAAAGGGGTCATCCTCTCACAAATCCCCTGAAATCGAGCCCTGGTTTTCTGGGGTGTCTTTACATATTCCTTCACGGTTCCTCCTCTAGTCTATCCGGCTGTGTGAGCACTGCGGCTGCTGGTTGGGAACTACACTGGAACACGTTACTTGTTGAATACAGCGTTGAGCCAGCCCCAGAACCCTCTGCTGCTCCCTGGTGGTGGAGAGCGTGTGTAGCACACACACCGCGCTGTCCGGGCGAGGAGTCTCATAACTCTGGTCTGCAGAAGAGCAGAACAGTCAGCCTCGATTAATCACTATTCATTGACTCTAAATCCCTGTTTGTTCTGCATCACGATAAAAAATATTGTATGCAGCTTAATTCAGGGGTTTTAAGCCTACATGTCCCGTTATAATAAACCGatgatcatttatttacatcctgtacatctgcactcctggacCTGGACTACTGACACTTTGCACATGTTTATTCAGTACAGTCATTCAGCTATCTGTTCTGTATTAAGTGTTGTTTTTAGCTTCTCCTGcacattattcattcattcattcatttttacttatctttattatttatctttattattcattattattatgttgtgttgctgtgctgtattgtgtcaCTGCTAGCTACTAGTCGCTTAATTTCcttcgggatcaataaagtatctctctatctctctatctgtctagttTATCAGAGTTGTTCAGTCGTTGCCTAAAGCCATTTCCAACGATGGTCATTTTACTCCACACTACAGTGAAGGTCTGATCCAGAGGGTATGTAAGAAAGCACGATTTCAACGCCAGTTAACTTAGACACATAGTCTAGCCTGCCCAGTACTAAATCAGCTAAGGGACATTCCTATTGCACTGCCCTCCTCTTCAGACTCAGCTAAGTAAGTAATCTGGCAAGAtaagaaatcctgctttgtgaaacaccCCAAGGACTCACTACTTCGACCAGAGACGACACGTTATACGAGAATGTAGTCTT carries:
- the dmac2l gene encoding ATP synthase subunit s, mitochondrial; translation: MRLLARTARCVCYTRSPPPGSSRGFWGWLNAVFNKVDYERIKAVGPDRAAAEWLLRCGAKVRFRGFDRWQYDYNGLPTGPLGRYHIQAIDATESCIMYRGFDYLDGLEHVEEIRLNKCIYIEDTCLERLSQTENLQGSMRMMSVISCGNITDKGIIALHHLRNLEYLFLSDLPGIKEKEKTTDRVQTALPKLTIELDLA